Part of the Periophthalmus magnuspinnatus isolate fPerMag1 chromosome 23, fPerMag1.2.pri, whole genome shotgun sequence genome, AGAAATCAAATTACTCACATCAGCTGTAACTGTTGACATGACATGACGTAATATtatgataactccagaaatcaaatGATCATCTGATTTGAGGTGTGAATGCAAACATAGTTAATGAAACTGCACTACAGAGAATTATGATTTCAGACTTAagctatatttttaatttttatcttGAATTTTTAACTTAACATTTGGGAATTTTGAAAAGCTAAGATGTGCAGCAGTCACAGTTCAAAGGATGAAAGTTAAGGATTATTgtattgtgtgatttgagcagtttgtttttcctgcatCCATGGTGACCCTGCATGGAGCAAGCCATGCTACTAGGTAGCTCTGAAAAGCAACACTTTACAACAATGCAACAGGCTTTCTTCCACCAAAAAAAACAGAGCAAAGTAACAGTGAGGCTTGTAAGAAGCCTTCCTGTTGTGGCTCCAAAGTTCATCTGgctccccctggaggctgctgtTATGCCTGGGCTGCCCCCAGACCTCTCTTGCTCTTACAGACACCTCCATCATCACCATGGACCCTTTCCGCTTCCTCACAACCATCATCACCCAGAACCTTAAGTGGGAGCCcaacatcagctccctcatcaagaaggCCCAGCAGAGGTCTGGcccttctcaccctggacatggactatttgagtcACTCTCCTACTGTCTATTTGGACCAGAATCTCTCACcacaagaacagtttcttcccctctgccacTGGCCTCATGAACACTTTAACAGCTGTCACTTTAAATAACTATAATTAAACTGGTTCATTAACTGATAGTTTTGCACTGGTGTTCTGtccatactgtatattttgcaaTTGTATatcaaagtctatttttatcagccttattttaatgcatgctctcatttttattttatcagtttatactactactactactactactactactactactactactactactactactactactactactactactactactactactactactactactactactactactactactactactactactactactactactactactactactactactactacttattatttcatattttatgttgcaccataCCACAGGAGTTCTGATTCTGAAATAGGCTTTGATGAGCCTTTTGCTTCTGCCTACTACTTTTGAGCATTGCTAAaaatgattatttacactgtgtaACAAATTGctcaaattcaaaataaattaaataaaacatatagagATGACTTACTGGGGCTTCTCTCTTCCACCAGATCACAGGCACAGAGGTGGTCCGAGTCTATGGATATGGGCTTCTGTCTGATCCAGAACTTGGTGCTGgctttctgattggtcactGGATCAATCTCAACTTTCTCTCCTGAAATACCTGCGTGGTCAGGTCAACAACATGAGTTATTTCCACTGCACTTGACAAGGACATGTGAAAGTAGTAGGAGTCCATGCCATTACTACCTAGCTGCACATCTGTGGTAAACCGCAGCTTGTGGATCATGCTGATCTTGAATGACTTGTAATGGTGACTGCTGAGCATGTCCTGGACTGTGGTGATGTCAATTGGTGGATCCTCCTCTGAGCTCTCTTCTCCCCTGGAGCCTGaacacaaaagaaaatgtattgtgcaaatatgtttttgtcatgataataacaaaaatatcttaaagTCAACCTACTGTTTTCTCTGACCAAACAGAATTCAAGTGTACCCTGAGACTCCAGTGTAGAGTCTAAGTCAACTGCGACATTTGGCTCGGTCTGTTTTTCCAAGCGATACATAGGCCCTAAGGGAAGAGAAACACTTGTTAtgtttacttttctaaaataatACATGTCCTACATACAGCAAATCACATAttcaaacacagaaaaaatagacttaaagtATTTGCCTTACTCTTATAAAATGGACAGTTTTTTTCTTGTACTAAAAACTACCAAAAAAAATCAAGTCATGTCCAATAGGCATAGTGCAATTATTTTTTGAAGTACACATGTTTAGGTCCTAAAAAAGGCTATTTATTGCTCAAGCCTTctcaatataaaacacattgcTTAAATCTTCCATAGCTTCATAGATACGTGTGTGGTATGTGTGTTGTGAGTGTGTGGAAATCGACGGTTTTACTGTAACTACCTGAGCCTTTTTGAGagccttttcttttcttcaatGCTTTCTGGAGGATGTCATTCATGGTTACCTTCAGGCTGTCCACAGGTATTAAAGAGAAGCCATGAGCAGCATTACTGCAacacaaaatacagttacaCATTATATATAGACATTCCAATCACTTGTTAGGTCTCCGGTCCAAACTTACATTCTTACGAACAGAGACTGTCTAGAGGCAAGGCCAGGTGAAGAATATTTCTCTACTAAGGCTAATGTGCTGAAACCAAACTTATGGATGGGTTCATTTGAGTCAAGAGGAGGAAAGTCTGTGTCGACTTCACCATCATCCTCAGCAATGTGCAGACAATAGGCATTCACATTCTCACTGTTAAGGAAAAACAGAGGTAAGGTTGTGACattgagaataaaaaaaacgtTGCATGTCATGTTATATTTCCCACTTGAGTTTAGGTTCCCTTCCTTCGCTTGTGTATTGCCAGCAGATTAGTCCAATGAGATCATGTACACGGGCATTGGCAATGGTTACCACAGTCATTGGATGAACCTTGTCTTGACCCATTTGCATAGAGAGGTAGACGTCAATCTTTTTTGTAGCCGTTGTCCCGATATGGCCCTTTAGACAAACACATAGATTCATTTTTACTCAAGCATACAGACACTAAAAATGCTGGATATGGTGGTTTTGGCGCACCTTGCCATCAAATTTGGAGTATTCATTAAAGGGGTTGTTGAGTTGTTGAGGACACTGCTCCAGTCGCAATGACAGCGTAGACTTGGTGCCTGTTGTCCTTGGTCGATCTTTAAAGTCACGTTTCTCAAATAATGAGCCCAGATCCTCAACTGAAAACAATGACATTGTACAAATTTACAATGtgaatttaaatatacagtacataaATATGAATACAATGTTTACAGCTGACTAAACGGTTGCCTCCATTACCAGATTGAGAAGATGTCCTCTCTTTCCATTGGACGTTTTTACACTTGATTTGGTTTTGTCGCTCTTTCCTTAGTCTTTCAAGTCTTTGGGCtgtaatagaaataattttatcAATGGGCCAAAGagaagcaaaacacaaacaattaagtacatattattattttttataaataaaactttacaaaacaaacataagttaaaacaaacatgagaCTGCCTTTTTTGACACTACCAGGCTGACAATTTTATATGCAAAATCTGACATATACTGTATACTTTGGTTGGAGCCTTTTATCTTACCAGCAGCTACAGGTCTGTCCAGATTGTCTTGTTGCTGTCCTGATGAAACAGCCCACAAGGTCAATTTTCCATTGCAAACTAATTTCAACTTTCTACCCAGCCCGAAGCCAATAACACACAAATTACATATTAAGCTATATTATACCACCATACATCAAATCCCCATCAACCAGACATCTTACCTCAACAACAACTGTAAATATTGATTATTGTCCACACTGCagactcccacacacacacaccaaatatTAAATCTATATAGCCCCTGAAAAAGGGTAGAAACGTGTTGGCTTAGTCATCAAAATAAAGGactaataaatacttttaaagaCCTCTTCATACTGttcataatgtattttattttattcataatgtatttatttgaagtttCTTCTGCCATTTCTGGTGAATGTAACACTTTGAGGAAACAGccacatattttgttttgtttttctttcttagtTTCAACAATTTTCACTCAGATTCTAATACAACATTCAAGTTTATTAGGAGTCATAagccatgggtttcagagtgatgaaaatgttttgttgttgcatAGAgataacaattaaaaaataaaacaaaatgatatatataactttttttgaaTGGTAACAATCCTCTGTTGttataacaataatgcaattcaaatgaaaatattatatcttttaaatgaagaaaggtcctcacaaaatccattaaatcaggaaggaatcatttgcctgaaactcatgaataaacGGGAAGTTGAACCCCATGAATAGATCATTAATGTGCtaggttctgttttttttaataaccagTACCCATTACAATGCATTACTTGGAGCATAATTATTGAGTGCTCCAGTGCTCCATGGAACACTGTGATTAAATGAAGAACATGGCAAAATGTTTCAGGTATGCACAATGAGCCAAATAAGACTGTTTGCAAATATTCTATTTAACTATTGTTGTCCtgcaaaacataaaatgcaaaacagCGATTTTCCGCTGCAAAGTGCCACTGACaggaaaacacacaacacaaaattatatcaacaaattcacaaacccaatCAAATTAAAAAGCAAGAACCTGCTTCCATTTGGCACCGATTCAGAGCAGACTAACTATTTGTAAATATTCCCAGATTGGACACACAGCCAAATTTCCCAAACTTCCATACACAAAAGCAGACTAGGCTTTCTGTAAGGCCCACGACACACTGGATGCGCATTTGCGTAAAGcagcacgtttttttttttaccatttaagtGAACTGGAGTGAGCATCCTGCCCATTCAGAAGCCGACTGTCAATATCATGACTCTTGCTAcgatattaatattaaaacaatggtAAATACAAGCCTGTTCAGTGAATTGCTTTTACCATTAAGAAATACAGAGCTAGTACTGCACACAGCTGCCAGTGTGTCCACTCTTACAATGACACCCAGCAATGGTTTCACGAGATGACGCTGCCAGTGGGTTTGGGGCCTTGACAAGAATAACTTTACTCCATGCAGTGCAGACATGGAGTAAATTTTAATTTATCACATAAATATTGTACATGAGTCTAAAATGCcacaattgcaaaaaaaaaaaaaaaaaaaaaaaactaaagcaaaaggtAGCCTTGCTTTTGACCAGCCAAGGACACACTGATACCTGTGTTTGATCGCCGACGAATGCCAAAGTCCCAGCTGGAGGTGATGTCCATGGACTGTGAGAGATCACAGGTATGATTGTCCGTCACATTGCTGCCTGCCTCGTTAAAGGATCCAGACCCTGTGGAGCCACAGCTGCTGCCAGGCACCAAAGCTAACTGGCACTTCTCCAGATCAACATCCTGGTCGATTAGTACCATCTCGCACATCCCTGTGTCATCACTGGTCACATGAGACTGTCTGATGTGGGCCAAAATAATAGCTGGGTTATCCAGGAAAGCCATTTATTCTTTGTGTTAAATTCTGTTTTCAACTATCAAAGCTCGTGTTTTGCTTTCCATATagattcttttcatctgtcaGTCACTCTGACACACTGAGAAAACAGTGTGCGATGACCTGAGCTGAGCAGTCATTTTTTTGCCTTGTTTTTAACTTCTTTGCTTCCAAATCGAAATGGTTCCTgtgtaaaatgacaaaaaatcagtaaaaatcagagtcttattcatttcattcatttaaaacattcaaatccagactgaacACAATTTTAGTTGATAGTTGATGGCAGTTATCACATAACAAACGCATGCCAATCAGTGATGAACACGTGAACCTCCATATTTATACTGTGGACATGACTGTTTATATTTTCAACAGATAGATGGCAATAGCAAACATAACAAAGCAATGCCATTACATTCAGGTAAAATGAAGATGGCCCATTTAACTCTATGTGTTAAATGTATATAAACAAGGTTGACATTTACTGTTACTTACTATAGAATATCAAATAAGTTGGATAATAAACAGACCAAACGTTGACGTTAATCCTACTGGATAAGCTAACGCTAGCTCGCGAAACCAATGCTAACTTGTAATGCTTACTGAAGTGATTACAGACTTAGCAAAATATTAACTGTACTACAGGTTGTGAGGCGTGTGTGAACAATGTCAATAGATTAATTATacaattttattacattttctgaGATAATCATATCTGGAGAAGTTACAGATATGAGTTAGGCTACCTTGACGTTAGCTGGTTTAGCCATATCCAAGCCCCAGCTACAATTGTTACAGCAATAAAAGTGCGACAAGGCATGTATCCGGTGGATATATTTAGTAAATAATTCCGttcaaaatacaactacaaattgaaaacaaaaagtaGCTCTTCAAACTTGTCAGACAAGTACAATATAAGATGCTGCTAGCTGTTAGCAGCCATCCTCATACCTTTATGAAGAAGTAACTTACAGATTTTTATCTCACCTTTTGTAGTCACATTTGAGGAAAATTGCACGTGTAAAAAATGCTCCATTTTATCCAAATACACTCTCCGCTATGACATCATGCGTATTTCGTTAAAACTTGCACAGATCACTATaacaatcacaatacaactgCTGTCTGCTGAGCTCAGCTCTAGCGCCACAGTTTCCTCTCACATCCGGTGTTACGACTTCACAATAAAAGTAACTTCATTCATTTGACTTATTTACAGTAAATACTTCAGTCTAAaaacatcatcattattattatattgttgttgttgttcttcttattattcttattattattactactactactaattttattattattattattattattattaataataataataataataataataataataataataataataataataataataataataataataataataataataataagcatgTTATTAGGTAAATCACGTTGACTATATTGTCTTAACTGACTATGGTCTTGGCCGGAATGGTGTAAATAGCTCTGTGGCGCTGGCGCATGCTCATGCCCTTCCAGCCTCATTGTTATGCTTGCATTGCCAAGGCAGCATCCGGTTTTTCACCACAAGCCTTTTTGGAGATCGTAAGTCTAGTGCCTCTAATTCTCTTGCTCTATAATGGCAGATGCTCTTCTGAAAGTAGACAGCAGTGCGCTGCCGCTGCAGGTGGGTGCATTGACCCTGCTGCTGCCAATGCCAAAATGGATGAGGGACGAGACATGCATTCTCTGAAGTTACTCAGTCCGGGACACCCGCTGCTTGGCCACTGCTGTATGGCAGAACCTTAAGAATCGTTTCCACAGGGTCGGTACAGGGCGGACCCTGGTCGTTTCTAAAACGATCAGTACCGCCCCCTTTTAGGGACCGCTGGAGGTACAACCTTTCAAAGGGACACTGAAGTCAATGGGCTTAATGGTCAATGGGTCCTATAGCTGTTCGGTACTGTACATCCAGAGGCTGAATTGACCTTATCTTGCCCCGCCCGCTTTTTCCGTAGATGCGACTAAAcggcactttctttgtggtggcacttccggttaagtgggaatctcGTTCCTTTCAATGAAGAATTTTGGAAAAGTTTCACAATAAAGTATTATATAAAGTAGGCaaatttgtgtcaaatgttcaatgtttatgttcagaaaCAAGTCAATAATGCACTAATTCTCTAggagactttaaaacagctttgcaGTCCTTATAGAACAACATATTTGTTGTCAGCATCaacagctccatgcaaaataacacaacttGAATAGCCATGGCAGTGCACACAGCAACTTCCAGATTAAGatgaataaagaagtggactaagtgagtgatgTTTGTCACCCATAGTGTCAGGTTACAGAGCAAATTTTGAGCCacgctccatatttggaattctgactgcaagtaccatagcaaccaaagagccaatctggagcagagctgtggaaggtaatgccccttcccgcccgcatccTCTGGTTTAACAGGGGGCAGAAGCTtagcagcgctgtcaatcaaacctgttaacaGTAACAGGAATGAACTGGGGGAAAGAAGCTGGTTTGTCTTATTagtgttcatattttgaattacagacacaatagcaaaaataaaataccagaATCACATAGAGCgcgttaatatgaacattttaagaccaaaatgacgagcctgacagcagcatttacggagagaggggctacagttttctaatgtaaagtgaattgacgccagagttgatggagtcgGAATCGCAGTTTATAATTACTTCCTATTGGGAATGTGGcgccagcaggttagctatgtccatttatatatactgtctatggcaGGGGTCAGCAACCCGCTGCCccagagccgcatgcggctctttcatccttacaCTGTGGCTCCGCgcggcttgggaaaataaattataagtatttagttcatgtgcattttatttgtgttagttttttttttttaaattgttatagtttaaattggaagattattgtgatattgaaatattaaaattaaattatattttactgtttttcgTCACTCAAAATAAGCGCCACACTCACagaactatgttaaaaacaaacaccgctcacgcctcacagacaacAGCTTACAGTCCAGTGTAAAGATGAAAGTAACTTCCTACGGCCGTAATTTGCAGACGCTGTGTGCAGAGattttccatttatttcatttatctgcACCTCTACATAGTGTTTTAAATCCATTCCTGCCATCACATTGCTCATCTTAAACATACCTATTAATAAACttgcaaaaaaaatcaatatctatctgtctatctatctatctatctatctatctatctatctatatatatatatatatatatatatatatatatatatatatatatatatatatatatatatatacacacacacacacacacacacacacagagatatgtttttatgcattttgctgattatatatatacatgtatatatatatatttatttgtgtatgtatgtatgtgtatgtatatatatatatatatatatatatatatatatatatatatatatatatatatatatatatatatatatatatatatatatatatatcagcaAAATGCATAGAAACTCTAaagtttgttcatttattttacgcTGCAGCTACAAAGTCATGCTGCTTTCAGTGAAAAAAGCTGTATGTACACATACAAATATGTGGAATGGATTATACATCAAAACATTTATGCTAAAAAATGAGAGTTATCAAAATAGGAAAAATTAGTTAGTTACAGGTGGGAGGTGATTCAGCTCTAAGAATCTAAGTGGCTGCAGgattgttatttgtgttgtggaattcaTGGCATTTTTGATACCCTggaccttgtcattaaagaatactgcaaactcattgtaTTTAGATATGGTAATTCATTGTACCGGCAGGAGAGCTGGAGGATTTGTTAatctgaaagcatctcagtaaaatcatcaataaaaaaaagtgctgtggaggtttgtatatgactaagtagagtatggtggttgttttagctccattttaaaggaaacattctcaaaagatgaaaacacccaaaatgacaacctgtgagtagCTAAATTATCTCTGAAACTGTatacacacctccaccctttttgtttgcttgtgtttcagattcaaatttgaagttgggtggagttccACTAGAGCTGCATTACCTGTGTATTTGTTAAGCCATTTTTcggttaaaaacataatatttctaTGATTAGACAGTCCAATTGTCCTTCTATCAACcagtctacgtggtgtaactgCAGATATAGcaccatcacagggcctcagcctGATATTACCTTTATTATGACGGTATGTCTTGGGACAGccgaggccctgtgtgtcctagcttcAGTGATAACTTTGGGGGAAGGCAGTGAAGAGCATGCAGgagggagtttgggtgagggagctggtgagggccgaggaggcagaacaggggggagtttgggtgaaagatgaGGGGGGAAGGGTGGTAAAACAGGCACAGTTTTGTATGGGGAAGGGTTCAGCATAGCAGTAAACCTCTGCTGAAGCTGTCACAGACAAGTCCAAGCCCTGTGACAAGGGACATGGGAGAAGTGACATTAGTGATGAATCCTTTGCTGAGGGaagggaggtggtggtggtgctgctgacttaTTCTCAGGGGGAGGTgtaggtggtggtgctgctgaattcctcactgggggagatggttgtgctgctttggtggaggaggtggttgTGGTAGTTGAAGAAGTTATTGGGAtgaggtttgtgactttaaTCATTAGGTTAATTTAGCACTTGAAACAGAGTGAAAGGTGAGTGTTTCTGAAGGAACACTCACTCTCAAGGCAATCAGAGAGCtaataaatcacaaatccaTCCTTGTGTTCATTAGGCAGagtatgcaaataaataaaaaatctgttgtCACAGTGTTATTGTTGTACtagaaaaaatgcagttttcatTTATGAAGTAATTATGATTTGTTTGTCCATTTAAAAGTATCTATTTTAGTGTTCAGGCCACATCTGCTCTACCACTTGTAAATctattttgtaaagtttttttcctcattctcttcATAGCCTAATAAACAAATAGAAATTAATTTATTTGGAGACATAAAAATTCTACCCACTGTCATGCTGTTCATCTTTTAGTGACCCTAAATGAAGGTAATAgctaatatttaaatatttaactgAAAACAAGCTAATGTAGaactattttaattaaaaatcaaTGACTAATGTAAAACTGCAAACCCACACAGGTGAGAGTGTGACTGTGCGTGTACCTTTCAGTCTAGATCAAGTGTCTAATGTTTTTGAGGGCACTAGTCTGCAAAATCTATTGTCacacaaatatgaaaaatgcaACTTGAACTTATATAGCTTCTAGTGTCTCCCAGTCTCCCTGTTTCATTTACTATTACACACTTAACTGTGTAGTCAGCATTAAGTGGGGTGGGGAGCAGATTAAATTATGCTTGGAGATTGGTGCCAGTGATTTAGAGGGGAAAGGGTTGTATAATTTGTATTGGGTCAAGACATTAAAAGATTTAGGTGCAAGGAAGCTGGATAtcacttgtttatttattactgtCTTCAACCCAAaacacttcacagctgtgtaCAAGTAGATTTACAGATGGTCCTTTCATTCAGTAGGAAAATATAGTACAGTGACTAACAGCATGAGCCCCCAAAAACAATTAATTCCTCCTGGTAATAAAGCCAATTTAAAACACTGACAGGGCTCATGGTCAACCTGACACATAGCTCACAACTGTTCCATTACCAAAGGGAATCATTATTCTCTTTGAGGATATTTATTATAGAAGCTGTTTTTATGTATCTAAGCTGCAAGCTTCAATTGTTAATTTCAACAGTATGGTGCCAAAAAGATTAGTTaatgataaaacaataaataagatGCAACATTGGATGATATGTGACAGatttacaatgttttgtttttctttatttaataaTAAGCATACTCAAATGATATTTAATAATTTGCTTGTgcttattatttaataataagcATACTCAAAAGGCCAATTTAAAAAGCAATAATGCTGTTTATTCTGGGTAGATGGTGACTATCATTGCAACTACACAAAGGCCAGATGCACAACACGTGAGCAGTGGCCAGTGACCTTTAAGTTGTCCTAGGCACTTGCTGCTATTCTTACTGCTCTTTGCAAGTCCTTTTTAGTGTGACCTGAAGTACATTACCTTATTATTCTTAAAACTTCAGGTATGAAACTGGTTTGTCaactaaaaaatgaaaaacattcgTAAATTTTAAGAGGAAGCCTCTTGAAATTTACCAACATCAAACACATTGTATGTTATGTTGCTCAATCAAGGCTTTTGGTTTTTCTACCTCCATAGGTTTACAAACTCCATAGGTTTACAACTGAAGGATGAAGATAATTAGCTACACACTCCTGACACAAAACCGTCTCTGTTAACCAGCGTAATAGCGGTACTGCTCTTTTAACACAATGCTCTGTAAACTGTATGTATCAGCTACAATCTACAGAAAATGCGATGTTTCTAATTGAGACTCTCCCAGTTCATTCAGTCTCACAAATTTAATGGACACATTCATCAATATGCATCTGTATGTAATGTTGGAGCCAATCTACAGCCTCGGGTAAGATACAggctagtatctgatttttaaaagaaatatatagTTCGCATTTTGGGCACTTTTTTACCTTCCTCTTCATTCTTCATATCAAACACTGGCGTCAAACCAACTACCAGAGCACCTGTccttgtctctgtctgtctaagTGCACGTATTTCATAGTACCATCAGTCAGACAGGCTACAGGAATGACCTACAGTACACATGGAATCACCGTGAGAACATTTTAACAGACTGTGCATACGGGGGTTGAGACTACTGCTTTGAAGAGAGCAGCAGGGATAGTTGTTGTTGATAGTTGTGACACGAATATGTTGGAACTTTTGTATAGGGTGCTGATAAGTTTTGCTTCTAAAAGTTAAAAATGTCCTCTCTAGTGATCACGctggtttttgtttgtttgctacaGTAGTATATTACCCGTTAATAATGCTGTGAGGACATGTCCACACAACATGCCTTTTAACTTAGCCCACATATGAGAAGAAGAAAGCCCACATAATCCATATGGGTTTTAGAGagtgcttttgtgtttttaagtaaAAGGAAACTGGTATGAT contains:
- the mapkap1 gene encoding target of rapamycin complex 2 subunit MAPKAP1; this translates as MAFLDNPAIILAHIRQSHVTSDDTGMCEMVLIDQDVDLEKCQLALVPGSSCGSTGSGSFNEAGSNVTDNHTCDLSQSMDITSSWDFGIRRRSNTAQRLERLRKERQNQIKCKNVQWKERTSSQSVEDLGSLFEKRDFKDRPRTTGTKSTLSLRLEQCPQQLNNPFNEYSKFDGKGHIGTTATKKIDVYLSMQMGQDKVHPMTVVTIANARVHDLIGLICWQYTSEGREPKLNENVNAYCLHIAEDDGEVDTDFPPLDSNEPIHKFGFSTLALVEKYSSPGLASRQSLFVRINAAHGFSLIPVDSLKVTMNDILQKALKKRKGSQKGSGPMYRLEKQTEPNVAVDLDSTLESQGTLEFCLVRENSSRGEESSEEDPPIDITTVQDMLSSHHYKSFKISMIHKLRFTTDVQLGISGEKVEIDPVTNQKASTKFWIRQKPISIDSDHLCACDLVEERSPSHAIFKLTYLSNHDYKPLYFESDAATVNEIVLKVNYILESRASSSRADYFAQKQRKLSRRTSFSFQKDKKTGQ